Proteins from a genomic interval of Desulfurobacterium sp. TC5-1:
- the rplK gene encoding 50S ribosomal protein L11, which produces MAKKVVAEVKLQLPAGEATPAPPVGPALGQHGVNIMEFVKAFNAATADKKGLVIPVVITIYADRSFTFIMKTPPASVLIKKAAGIDKGAHMPKKEKVGKITRDQLRQIAETKMPDLNCYDIEAAMRIIEGTARNMGVEVVD; this is translated from the coding sequence ATGGCAAAAAAGGTTGTTGCTGAAGTTAAACTTCAACTGCCTGCTGGCGAAGCTACACCTGCACCACCGGTTGGTCCGGCACTTGGTCAGCACGGTGTTAATATTATGGAATTTGTAAAGGCGTTCAATGCTGCAACTGCGGACAAGAAAGGGCTAGTTATTCCTGTAGTTATAACTATCTACGCTGACAGGTCATTTACTTTCATAATGAAGACGCCTCCGGCTTCTGTTCTCATTAAAAAGGCGGCCGGAATAGATAAAGGTGCTCATATGCCAAAGAAAGAAAAGGTCGGAAAAATTACAAGAGATCAGCTTAGGCAGATCGCAGAGACAAAAATGCCGGATCTTAACTGTTACGATATAGAAGCTGCCATGAGAATAATCGAAGGAACGGCCAGAAACATGGGTGTGGAAGTAGTTGACTGA
- the ppdK gene encoding pyruvate, phosphate dikinase, which produces MAKRVYFFGNGKADGTAQMKDLLGGKGANLAEMTNLGLPVPPGITITTEVCKEYFQLGQKFPEGLWDEILEGMKKIEEVVGKKFGDRKMPLLVAVRSGAPVSMPGMMDTILNLGLNDESVEGLAESTGNERFAWDSYRRFIQMFGNVVMGIPHEKFEEILEAKKKEVGAEADIDLTAEDFKDIVKKYKEMIKRETGQEFPQDPYRQLEMAVRAVFDSWNNPRAIRYREINKIPEDYGTAVNVVAMVFGNMGDTSGTGVAFTRNPSTGENEFYGEYLKNAQGEDVVAGIRTPQPLRKSQKTDDSQVSLEEEFPEVYKELERIRDILEKHYRDMQDIEFTIENGKLYMLQTRTGKRTARAAVKIAVDLVKEGLITKEEAIMRIDPSLINQLLHPMIDEEDKKRAIAEGRLITKGLPAAPGAVSGKVVFSADEAVEMKEKGERVILVRHETSPEDIHGMHAAEGILTARGGMTSHAAVVARGMGKTCIVGAETITVDYDKQEFRVGDIVVKKGDIITIDGSTGEIFHGEIKTIPANISGEFEELMKWADEIRDLKVRVNADTPEDALQGRKFGAEGIGLCRTEHMFFNEERIPVVREMILAKTKEEREKALKKLLPMQKSDFKAIFEVMDGLPVNIRLLDPPLHEFLPKTEEEFEKTAKEMGISVEEIKRRAEELHEVNPMLGLRGSRLGIAYPEIYEMQVRAIIEAACECKKEGIEVKPEIMLPLIADDRELAELKRMIDRVAAEVFVETGVEVPYQVGTMIEIPRAALIADQLARDAEYFSFGTNDLTQMTFGLSRDDAGKFIGKYVEKGILKGDPFMHIDENGVGQLIKIAIEKGNRIRPNIKTGVCGEHGGDPRSINFFQQAGIQYVSPSPFRVPIARLAAAQAKIRLNTK; this is translated from the coding sequence ATGGCTAAGAGAGTCTATTTCTTTGGAAACGGAAAGGCAGACGGAACCGCACAAATGAAGGATTTGTTAGGCGGCAAAGGGGCTAACCTTGCCGAAATGACAAACCTTGGATTACCTGTTCCACCGGGTATTACGATAACAACAGAGGTGTGTAAGGAATACTTTCAGCTTGGACAAAAGTTTCCTGAAGGACTATGGGATGAGATCCTTGAAGGAATGAAAAAGATTGAAGAAGTTGTTGGCAAGAAGTTCGGCGACAGAAAAATGCCACTTCTTGTAGCTGTTCGTTCAGGTGCTCCAGTCTCCATGCCCGGAATGATGGATACGATTCTTAACCTGGGTCTTAACGACGAATCTGTGGAAGGCCTTGCTGAAAGCACGGGAAATGAGAGATTCGCATGGGATTCTTATAGAAGATTTATACAGATGTTCGGAAACGTCGTTATGGGTATTCCACACGAAAAGTTTGAAGAAATCTTAGAAGCAAAGAAAAAAGAAGTCGGTGCAGAAGCTGATATAGATCTTACCGCAGAAGATTTTAAAGACATCGTCAAAAAGTACAAAGAGATGATTAAGAGGGAAACTGGACAGGAATTCCCCCAGGACCCTTACAGGCAACTTGAAATGGCAGTAAGGGCTGTTTTTGACTCCTGGAACAACCCGAGAGCCATAAGGTACAGAGAAATCAACAAAATCCCCGAAGATTACGGAACAGCGGTTAACGTTGTTGCAATGGTCTTTGGAAACATGGGAGATACTTCAGGAACAGGTGTTGCGTTTACACGTAACCCTTCAACAGGTGAAAATGAATTCTACGGCGAATATCTCAAAAACGCGCAGGGAGAAGATGTCGTTGCCGGTATAAGAACACCACAACCGCTCAGAAAATCACAGAAAACTGACGATTCTCAAGTATCCCTTGAAGAGGAATTCCCTGAGGTTTACAAAGAGCTTGAAAGAATAAGAGATATACTTGAGAAGCACTACAGAGATATGCAGGACATAGAGTTCACTATAGAAAACGGCAAGCTATACATGCTTCAAACAAGAACAGGCAAGAGAACGGCAAGAGCAGCTGTAAAGATCGCCGTTGACCTTGTAAAAGAAGGACTTATAACAAAAGAAGAAGCCATTATGAGAATAGACCCTTCACTAATCAACCAGCTTCTCCACCCTATGATTGACGAAGAGGACAAGAAGAGGGCAATTGCAGAGGGAAGACTCATAACAAAAGGACTACCAGCTGCTCCGGGCGCTGTATCTGGAAAGGTTGTTTTCTCTGCTGATGAAGCCGTTGAAATGAAAGAGAAAGGTGAAAGGGTGATTCTTGTAAGACATGAAACTTCACCTGAAGACATTCACGGAATGCACGCAGCTGAAGGTATCCTAACGGCAAGAGGCGGCATGACTTCACATGCAGCTGTTGTTGCAAGAGGAATGGGTAAAACATGCATTGTAGGTGCCGAAACAATAACCGTTGACTACGACAAGCAGGAATTCAGAGTTGGTGATATTGTTGTCAAAAAAGGCGACATCATCACCATAGACGGTTCAACCGGTGAAATTTTCCACGGCGAAATAAAAACCATTCCGGCTAACATTTCAGGTGAGTTTGAAGAACTGATGAAGTGGGCCGATGAAATAAGAGACCTCAAGGTAAGGGTCAATGCAGATACACCTGAAGATGCCCTTCAGGGAAGAAAGTTTGGCGCTGAAGGTATAGGCTTGTGCAGAACAGAACATATGTTCTTCAACGAAGAAAGAATCCCGGTTGTTAGAGAAATGATCCTCGCAAAGACAAAAGAAGAGAGAGAAAAGGCCCTCAAAAAACTCCTTCCAATGCAAAAGAGTGACTTCAAAGCAATCTTTGAAGTTATGGACGGGCTTCCGGTAAACATAAGACTCCTTGACCCACCACTTCATGAATTCCTTCCAAAGACAGAAGAGGAGTTTGAAAAGACCGCTAAAGAAATGGGAATATCCGTTGAAGAGATAAAGAGAAGGGCTGAAGAGCTCCATGAAGTTAACCCCATGCTTGGACTTAGAGGTTCAAGGCTCGGTATTGCCTACCCTGAAATATACGAAATGCAGGTAAGAGCAATAATAGAAGCCGCGTGCGAGTGCAAGAAAGAAGGTATAGAAGTCAAACCGGAAATAATGCTCCCTCTCATTGCAGACGATAGAGAACTTGCAGAGCTTAAAAGAATGATAGACCGGGTTGCTGCAGAAGTGTTTGTTGAAACAGGCGTAGAAGTTCCTTATCAGGTTGGAACGATGATAGAGATACCGAGGGCAGCTCTCATAGCAGATCAACTTGCAAGAGATGCTGAATACTTTTCATTCGGAACAAACGACCTCACACAGATGACCTTTGGCCTTTCAAGGGACGATGCCGGAAAGTTCATCGGAAAATATGTGGAAAAGGGCATCCTCAAAGGCGATCCATTTATGCATATTGACGAAAATGGTGTTGGACAACTCATAAAAATCGCTATAGAAAAAGGAAACCGTATTAGACCAAACATCAAAACGGGTGTCTGTGGTGAACACGGTGGAGACCCACGCTCAATCAACTTCTTCCAGCAAGCTGGCATCCAGTACGTAAGTCCATCACCGTTTAGAGTTCCAATAGCAAGACTTGCAGCAGCACAGGCGAAGATTAGATTAAATACCAAATAA
- a CDS encoding ABC transporter ATP-binding protein: MKNHGIELKNLTVGYNIKKPLIKGLSLFMDEGEFWVVVGPNGAGKSTLLKTILGIVPPLDGEIYIHGVNCTDTGYCEEKQFLSYVPQMESYSKIFPATAFDIVVSGLFPRKGHFEPVTKKDKELALHWLRTLELDHLADKPFSKLSGGQQRKILIARALVGNPHYLFLDEPTTGVDIKSSRKILNIIASLNKNKKFGILMVTHDLNFVWPYIEKVIIVGNGKFVAGKKEKIINERVLSEIYGVNVKIIETPGGPIFLIGDKHY, encoded by the coding sequence ATGAAAAACCACGGTATTGAGCTTAAAAACTTAACCGTAGGTTACAACATAAAAAAGCCCCTGATTAAGGGGCTCTCTCTATTTATGGATGAAGGAGAGTTCTGGGTAGTCGTAGGACCTAACGGGGCTGGAAAGTCAACACTTTTAAAAACCATATTAGGAATAGTTCCGCCGCTTGATGGTGAAATCTACATCCACGGCGTCAACTGTACAGATACAGGCTATTGTGAAGAAAAGCAGTTTCTAAGTTACGTCCCCCAGATGGAAAGTTACTCAAAAATCTTTCCGGCAACCGCCTTTGACATCGTAGTGTCAGGACTGTTCCCGAGAAAAGGACACTTTGAACCTGTAACCAAGAAGGATAAAGAGCTGGCTCTTCACTGGCTGAGAACACTTGAACTTGACCATCTCGCCGATAAACCCTTTTCAAAACTCTCAGGAGGACAGCAGAGAAAAATTCTCATAGCAAGAGCCCTTGTGGGTAATCCCCACTACCTATTCCTCGACGAACCCACAACCGGCGTAGATATCAAAAGCTCAAGAAAGATTCTCAACATAATAGCCAGCCTCAACAAAAATAAAAAGTTTGGTATTCTTATGGTTACCCACGACCTGAATTTCGTCTGGCCGTACATTGAAAAGGTAATCATCGTTGGAAACGGCAAATTTGTAGCTGGAAAAAAAGAGAAAATAATAAACGAACGAGTTCTATCGGAAATTTACGGAGTAAATGTAAAGATTATCGAAACTCCAGGAGGTCCCATATTCCTTATAGGAGACAAACATTATTGA
- the queC gene encoding 7-cyano-7-deazaguanine synthase QueC yields the protein MSSCVVILSGGLDSTTVLYWAKNHFSDVYAITFFYGQRHSIEVEMAKKIAENAGVKEHKLFEIDLSKIGGSALTDKNIDVPEAHSIEEIKERGIPVTYVPFRNGIFVSIAAAYAETKGCTDIAGGWNAVDYSGYPDCRPEFLKSMEEALNRGTKVGAEGGRWHIHAPLIRLTKGEIIKLGLSLGADYSYSISCYRGGEIPCGKCDSCILRAKGWEEVGEEDHLIRRLKQEGKIQG from the coding sequence ATGAGTTCCTGCGTTGTTATTCTTTCCGGTGGTCTCGATTCAACGACCGTCCTTTACTGGGCTAAAAACCATTTTAGCGATGTGTATGCAATAACGTTCTTTTACGGGCAAAGGCACAGTATAGAAGTTGAAATGGCAAAGAAGATTGCTGAAAATGCAGGTGTTAAAGAGCACAAGCTTTTTGAGATTGACCTTTCAAAAATTGGCGGTTCAGCTCTCACAGATAAAAATATAGATGTGCCGGAAGCCCACAGTATTGAAGAAATAAAAGAAAGAGGTATCCCCGTTACATATGTTCCCTTTAGAAATGGTATTTTCGTTTCCATAGCGGCTGCTTATGCGGAAACTAAAGGGTGTACAGATATAGCTGGCGGATGGAATGCGGTTGATTACAGTGGATATCCAGATTGCAGACCCGAGTTCCTTAAGTCTATGGAAGAAGCGTTAAATAGGGGAACGAAGGTAGGTGCTGAAGGTGGCAGATGGCACATTCACGCTCCCTTAATAAGGTTGACGAAAGGGGAAATAATTAAACTTGGCCTTTCCCTTGGTGCCGATTATTCATACTCTATTTCATGTTACAGGGGTGGTGAAATTCCGTGTGGCAAATGTGATAGCTGTATTTTGAGGGCTAAAGGCTGGGAAGAAGTTGGGGAAGAGGATCATCTTATAAGACGGCTAAAGCAGGAAGGAAAAATTCAGGGGTGA
- a CDS encoding thioredoxin domain-containing protein codes for MRRLIYLAIAVAATTSFSCAQTQTAQTGTANSKDVKTLIKKMFGHAGGKNLELVDVEPTNKTVTLRAYKLKFKDKAGSRYIYGYVWMTDNGKKMALKLYRFDSETKGGMPLASVIEPKKREEMIKTDLTWFKKILKELNENNIPHVVGNGNKTVYIVWDVYCPFCYENFSKVAESLKKGIKLVFVPLPVHGQRSIKGFVYYTYLARKYGAQKAMGHIFMRGNGNFIKFNKSLAEEVAKNYNKIPEKERKELEKFYTKIRADLLKKGINATPTIIYIPPGEKNKGYIHRGFIPFNQLFKLK; via the coding sequence ATGAGACGTCTTATTTATCTTGCTATTGCAGTTGCTGCAACCACATCATTTTCATGTGCCCAGACCCAGACAGCACAGACCGGCACAGCAAATTCAAAAGACGTAAAAACGCTCATCAAAAAAATGTTCGGTCACGCGGGCGGAAAAAATCTTGAGCTTGTTGATGTAGAACCAACAAATAAAACGGTAACCCTGAGAGCATACAAGTTAAAATTCAAAGACAAAGCGGGAAGCAGATACATCTATGGCTACGTATGGATGACAGACAACGGTAAAAAAATGGCTTTAAAGCTTTACAGATTTGACTCAGAAACAAAGGGAGGCATGCCGCTTGCATCTGTAATAGAACCAAAAAAACGGGAAGAAATGATCAAAACCGATTTAACCTGGTTTAAAAAAATACTCAAAGAACTTAACGAAAACAACATACCTCATGTTGTCGGAAACGGCAACAAAACCGTATATATAGTATGGGATGTCTACTGCCCATTCTGCTACGAAAACTTCTCAAAAGTTGCAGAGTCTTTAAAGAAAGGGATAAAGCTCGTTTTCGTACCTCTTCCCGTTCACGGTCAACGTTCTATAAAAGGTTTTGTCTACTACACCTACCTTGCCAGAAAATATGGAGCCCAGAAAGCGATGGGACACATATTCATGAGAGGAAACGGAAACTTCATAAAATTTAACAAGAGTTTAGCTGAAGAGGTCGCAAAGAACTACAACAAAATACCGGAAAAAGAGAGAAAAGAGCTTGAGAAATTCTACACAAAAATCAGAGCTGACCTGCTTAAAAAAGGCATAAATGCAACGCCAACAATCATCTACATTCCGCCAGGCGAAAAGAACAAAGGATACATCCATAGAGGATTTATTCCTTTCAACCAGCTCTTCAAGTTAAAGTAA
- the rplA gene encoding 50S ribosomal protein L1: MAKKHGKKYMNALALIDRTKTYPINEAVSLVKKMADVTKRNFDQTVELAVRLNVDPKYQDQMVRGSVVLPHGLGKDVKVAVIAQGEKLNEAKEAGADFVGGDDLIQKIQQGWLDFDVLIATPDMMGKVGRLGRILGPRGLMPNPKTGTVTFDVAKAVKDAKAGKVDFKVEKAGIVHAPIGKVSFDEKKLLENALTLIKAILAAKPSGAKGQYVKSMAISASMDPGVKIDIFDAINKAQSLE, translated from the coding sequence ATGGCTAAAAAACACGGTAAGAAGTACATGAACGCACTTGCCCTCATCGACAGGACAAAGACATATCCAATTAACGAAGCGGTTTCTCTCGTTAAAAAGATGGCAGATGTAACAAAGAGGAACTTTGATCAGACCGTGGAACTTGCAGTAAGGCTTAATGTTGATCCTAAGTATCAGGATCAGATGGTAAGGGGAAGTGTAGTTCTACCTCACGGTCTTGGAAAGGATGTTAAAGTTGCCGTTATTGCTCAAGGTGAAAAACTCAATGAAGCGAAAGAGGCTGGCGCAGATTTTGTTGGCGGTGATGATCTCATTCAGAAGATCCAGCAGGGCTGGCTTGACTTTGACGTTCTCATTGCGACACCTGACATGATGGGTAAAGTGGGAAGACTGGGCAGGATTCTTGGTCCAAGGGGTCTTATGCCTAACCCGAAGACGGGAACCGTTACTTTTGATGTTGCAAAAGCGGTTAAAGATGCAAAAGCCGGTAAAGTTGACTTTAAAGTTGAAAAGGCCGGTATTGTTCATGCACCAATAGGTAAAGTTTCATTTGATGAAAAGAAACTTCTTGAAAACGCCCTTACGCTTATAAAGGCAATTCTTGCTGCCAAACCTTCAGGTGCTAAGGGGCAGTACGTTAAAAGTATGGCTATATCAGCATCAATGGATCCCGGTGTTAAGATAGACATCTTTGATGCTATAAACAAAGCTCAATCTCTTGAATAA
- a CDS encoding TldD/PmbA family protein — MERGLERVISILKKQDIGKFDIYAVSTEGYSVEVKDGTVEKIKVPVKKGVAIRVIVDDRLGFAYTRDTSDDGIRIAIECARENARGADPDEYELSMPAQASLDFPLSDENFRDISIERKVEVARQLEEKVRSIDKRVKVVRKASYNDSITRVFYYNSNDHSFSYETTSFSLSVMLKAEENGDSQMGWDFDIVRHFSQLNTDIVAMRAVENAVSLLGAKPMKTRKIPVIFKNVVFAELIDALSAGFLGNNVLRKKSLFAGKLGFEVASHVLSIYDNPHLEDGIGSRPYDDEGTVTRKKAIIERGVLKNFLVDIYSARRLNHPTTGNGIRTGIASLPQPGVTNLVVEPGALSFESLVRTPEEVLVITDAMGIHTINPISGEFSIGVSGLLLKEGSVVQPVVGCTVAGNVKHLLNNISEVGRDSRWIGNISSPSVLVKELTVGGV; from the coding sequence ATGGAAAGAGGACTTGAAAGGGTAATAAGCATCCTGAAGAAGCAAGATATAGGAAAGTTTGATATATATGCTGTTTCCACTGAAGGCTATAGTGTTGAAGTTAAGGATGGGACTGTGGAAAAGATTAAGGTTCCCGTTAAAAAAGGCGTTGCTATACGGGTTATCGTTGATGACCGTCTCGGTTTTGCCTACACCAGAGATACGAGTGATGATGGAATAAGGATAGCTATTGAGTGTGCCAGGGAGAACGCAAGGGGTGCTGATCCTGATGAGTACGAGCTTTCTATGCCTGCTCAAGCTTCACTTGACTTTCCTCTTTCTGATGAAAATTTCAGAGATATTTCCATTGAAAGAAAGGTTGAAGTAGCACGCCAGCTTGAGGAGAAAGTTCGTTCTATTGATAAAAGGGTGAAAGTTGTAAGAAAGGCGTCCTACAATGACTCTATTACTAGGGTTTTCTATTACAACTCGAACGATCACTCTTTCTCTTACGAGACAACTTCTTTTTCACTTAGTGTTATGCTCAAGGCGGAAGAGAACGGTGACAGTCAGATGGGCTGGGATTTTGATATTGTTAGACATTTTTCTCAGCTTAATACCGATATTGTTGCGATGAGAGCTGTTGAAAATGCGGTTTCTCTTTTAGGTGCAAAACCAATGAAAACGAGAAAGATACCTGTTATATTCAAGAACGTTGTTTTTGCTGAGCTTATAGATGCTCTATCTGCAGGGTTTTTGGGTAACAATGTTTTGCGCAAAAAGTCCCTGTTTGCCGGTAAATTGGGATTTGAAGTTGCAAGTCATGTTCTTTCCATATACGATAATCCCCACCTTGAGGATGGAATCGGTTCGAGACCCTACGATGATGAGGGAACAGTTACCAGGAAGAAAGCCATTATAGAGAGAGGTGTTCTCAAAAACTTTTTAGTTGATATATACTCAGCCAGGAGGTTGAACCATCCAACTACCGGAAACGGTATAAGAACCGGTATTGCTTCCCTTCCACAACCTGGCGTTACGAATCTTGTAGTTGAGCCCGGAGCTCTGTCTTTTGAAAGTCTTGTAAGAACGCCGGAAGAGGTTTTGGTTATAACCGACGCAATGGGCATTCACACCATTAATCCTATTTCTGGTGAGTTTTCTATCGGTGTCAGCGGCCTTCTTTTAAAAGAAGGTAGTGTTGTTCAGCCTGTTGTTGGATGTACTGTTGCAGGCAACGTTAAGCATCTCTTAAACAACATAAGTGAGGTTGGAAGGGATAGCAGGTGGATAGGAAATATAAGCAGTCCGTCTGTTTTAGTTAAAGAACTTACGGTTGGTGGCGTATGA
- the nusG gene encoding transcription termination/antitermination protein NusG, with product MAESRWYTLHVQSGFEDRVRANIVKALQQEGLLNKVEEIFIPANERVVIKVAGKEKAVFPLKGEAVTYEVETDDGKKVVFHIENGKVWAEPVETKKGCLPQKPIDRIGQKIKCPDLKAEAKIELRDKLYPGYMFIKAELDNRVRSTVRAVPRVLGFVSTGGEPVVVPESEIVAMRERLEKGVPKVTKLKFDRGDRVKIKEGPFIGFEGVISEIDAEREKVIVLVNIFDRQTPVELEFDQIEKVS from the coding sequence ATGGCTGAGAGCAGATGGTACACCCTTCACGTTCAGTCTGGTTTTGAAGACAGAGTGAGAGCTAATATCGTTAAAGCCCTGCAACAGGAAGGGCTCTTGAATAAGGTGGAAGAGATTTTTATACCGGCAAATGAAAGGGTCGTTATAAAGGTTGCCGGAAAGGAAAAGGCTGTTTTCCCTCTAAAAGGTGAGGCTGTTACCTATGAGGTGGAAACGGACGATGGAAAAAAGGTAGTTTTTCACATTGAAAATGGTAAGGTTTGGGCGGAACCTGTAGAGACAAAGAAGGGGTGTCTTCCTCAAAAACCAATAGATAGAATCGGCCAGAAAATAAAGTGTCCTGATCTCAAGGCAGAGGCGAAGATAGAGTTGAGAGATAAACTCTATCCCGGTTACATGTTCATAAAAGCGGAACTTGATAACAGAGTAAGGAGCACGGTTAGAGCTGTTCCGAGAGTGCTCGGATTTGTTAGCACGGGTGGAGAGCCGGTAGTTGTACCGGAATCTGAAATAGTTGCAATGAGAGAAAGGCTTGAGAAAGGTGTGCCTAAGGTTACCAAACTTAAGTTTGACAGGGGCGACAGAGTTAAGATCAAAGAAGGACCATTTATTGGCTTTGAGGGTGTTATATCAGAAATTGATGCGGAGAGAGAAAAGGTTATTGTTTTAGTTAACATTTTTGATAGGCAAACACCGGTTGAGCTTGAGTTTGACCAGATAGAGAAAGTAAGCTAA
- the secE gene encoding preprotein translocase subunit SecE — protein sequence MSPVTFLKEVKQELNRVTWPNREEVVEGTIGVLTFTGIIAAYFWIIDMIFTKLLQFIIKQGV from the coding sequence ATGTCCCCGGTGACTTTTCTTAAGGAAGTTAAGCAGGAACTAAATAGAGTTACCTGGCCTAATAGGGAAGAGGTAGTGGAAGGTACCATTGGAGTACTTACTTTTACAGGTATAATAGCTGCGTACTTCTGGATTATAGATATGATATTTACGAAACTTCTTCAGTTCATAATCAAACAAGGGGTTTAA
- the thyX gene encoding FAD-dependent thymidylate synthase translates to MKVILLDFNIPDIDIKKEELEKHVFFTFLVDGISRACSHQLVRHRPASYSQQSQRYVSMKKFPYVKPESLEDKYVETEMGRFSFDEVMSFLGSVYESFVEKGVPKEDARFVLPNACSTRIVFTMSGRELIHFLRLRTCNRAQWEIREMAVKMLKLLREKLPEIFEKVGPACYMTGVCPEGEKTCGRQREVVSFFENL, encoded by the coding sequence ATGAAAGTTATACTTCTTGATTTCAACATTCCAGATATTGATATTAAAAAAGAGGAATTAGAAAAGCATGTTTTTTTTACATTCCTTGTAGATGGGATATCAAGAGCATGCTCCCATCAACTTGTACGTCACAGGCCGGCTTCTTACAGTCAGCAGTCTCAAAGGTATGTTTCTATGAAAAAATTTCCCTATGTGAAGCCAGAATCTCTTGAAGATAAGTACGTTGAAACAGAAATGGGAAGGTTCTCTTTTGACGAAGTAATGTCCTTTCTCGGTAGCGTTTATGAGTCTTTTGTAGAAAAAGGTGTTCCCAAAGAAGATGCGAGGTTTGTTCTCCCCAACGCCTGTTCTACAAGGATCGTGTTTACAATGAGTGGAAGGGAGCTTATTCATTTTTTAAGATTGAGAACCTGCAACAGGGCTCAGTGGGAAATAAGAGAAATGGCTGTTAAGATGCTTAAACTTTTGAGGGAGAAACTCCCGGAAATTTTTGAGAAAGTTGGCCCTGCCTGTTACATGACAGGTGTTTGTCCTGAAGGTGAAAAGACATGCGGCAGGCAGAGAGAGGTTGTTTCATTTTTTGAAAACCTGTAG
- the rbfA gene encoding 30S ribosome-binding factor RbfA encodes MKNRRKERIESLLRREISDIITFEIDKPEGVSFVSVFSVDVSKDGRKAVVYISALKSEEAAVMVNVLNHAAGYIHHLLGKRLRMKVVPRPEFKVAPDIMLGDVR; translated from the coding sequence ATGAAAAATAGGCGTAAGGAGAGAATAGAGTCTCTTTTAAGAAGGGAAATTTCTGACATCATCACATTTGAGATAGATAAACCGGAAGGTGTATCTTTTGTTTCTGTCTTTTCCGTTGATGTTTCAAAGGACGGGCGGAAGGCAGTTGTTTATATTTCCGCTTTAAAGAGTGAAGAGGCGGCAGTGATGGTGAATGTGCTTAATCACGCAGCCGGATATATCCATCACCTGCTTGGGAAGCGTCTCAGGATGAAAGTTGTTCCAAGACCTGAGTTTAAAGTAGCACCTGATATTATGTTAGGAGACGTGCGTTGA
- a CDS encoding bifunctional oligoribonuclease/PAP phosphatase NrnA — protein sequence MTRREVAQLIENMGGRILITSHKNPDGDAIGSALGWFNFLRKLKSNVKVILYDEVPYFYDFLPNVGKIVSSKKIEEQFDWAIILDVSELSRTGFESISARNSLVIDHHATANPQSTFAIVEPSMPSTCELSLEIMKLIGEELIDYDVALPIYTGMVTDTGSFGYSSTTPQTLRNAAFLLEKGINPYTVIKNLFERNRVTRIKLLQKVLETLDFALDGKIAYITLYQRFIEETGAGIEETEGFIKYPRSIDGVEVAVFFKEYEAGKWKVSLRSKGKVDVADISRKFGGGGHVMAAGFEYAGEGGLERLKEELFKVIESALFQ from the coding sequence ATGACAAGGAGAGAGGTTGCTCAGCTTATAGAGAATATGGGAGGAAGGATACTTATTACATCCCATAAAAATCCAGATGGTGATGCGATAGGAAGTGCTCTCGGGTGGTTCAATTTTTTGAGGAAACTTAAAAGTAATGTAAAAGTGATTCTTTACGATGAGGTTCCCTATTTTTATGACTTTTTGCCTAATGTAGGGAAAATTGTCTCTTCAAAAAAGATAGAAGAACAGTTTGATTGGGCTATAATTCTTGATGTTTCAGAACTTTCAAGAACAGGTTTTGAATCCATTTCGGCAAGAAATTCTCTTGTTATAGATCACCATGCAACGGCAAATCCCCAGAGTACGTTTGCAATAGTTGAACCTTCTATGCCGAGCACGTGCGAGCTTTCTCTTGAAATAATGAAACTGATAGGAGAAGAGCTTATAGATTATGATGTAGCTCTTCCGATATATACAGGTATGGTTACCGATACGGGGAGTTTTGGTTACAGCTCTACAACACCTCAAACGTTGAGAAATGCTGCGTTTTTACTTGAGAAAGGGATAAATCCTTACACTGTTATAAAGAACCTTTTCGAAAGGAATCGGGTAACCAGAATAAAGTTGCTTCAAAAGGTTCTTGAAACTTTAGACTTTGCTCTTGATGGAAAAATTGCTTACATTACGCTTTATCAAAGATTTATTGAAGAAACAGGTGCTGGTATTGAGGAAACGGAAGGTTTTATAAAGTACCCCAGATCAATTGACGGCGTTGAAGTGGCTGTGTTTTTTAAAGAGTATGAAGCAGGAAAGTGGAAGGTTTCTCTCCGTTCTAAAGGGAAAGTGGATGTTGCTGACATTTCAAGGAAGTTTGGTGGTGGTGGACATGTTATGGCGGCAGGGTTTGAATATGCCGGTGAAGGAGGACTTGAAAGATTAAAAGAGGAACTCTTCAAAGTAATTGAAAGTGCTCTCTTTCAATAA